In a genomic window of Camelus ferus isolate YT-003-E chromosome 31, BCGSAC_Cfer_1.0, whole genome shotgun sequence:
- the PNMA2 gene encoding paraneoplastic antigen Ma2, producing the protein MALALLEDWCRIVSVDDQKSLMVMGIPVDCDETEIQKTLQEALKSLGRYRLLGKIFRKQENANAVLLELLEDTDVSAIPSEVQGKGGIWKVIFKTPNQDIEFLQRLNLFLEKEGQTISGMFRALGHEGVSPATAPCASPGFLAHLLGQALAHAPQPLLPMRYRKLRVFSGSAAPAPEEEPFEIWLEQATEIVTEWPVAEAEKKRWLMESLRGPALDLMHIVQADNPSISAEACLEAFKQVFGSLESRRTSQVKYLKSYQEEGEKVSAYVLRLETLLRRAVEKRAIPRSIADQVRLEQVMAGASLSEILWCRLRALKDQGPPPSFLELMKVIRQEEEEEASFENENVEEPEDGDGYGHWDHEADD; encoded by the coding sequence ATGGCGCTGGCACTGTTGGAGGACTGGTGTAGGATCGTGAGTGTGGATGATCAGAAGTCACTGATGGTTATGGGGATACCAGTGGACTGTGATGAGACCGAGATTCAAAAGACTCTCCAGGAGGCTTTAAAGTCTCTGGGCAGGTATCGACTGCTTGGCAAAATATTCAGGAAGCAGGAGAATGCCAATGCTGTGTTATTAGAGCTTCTGGAGGACACTGATGTCTCCGCGATCCCCAGCGAGGTTCAGGGAAAGGGGGGTATCTGGAAAGTGATCTTTAAGACCCCTAACCAGGACATTGAATTTCTTCAAAGGCTGAACCTCTTTCTAGAAAAAGAGGGGCAGACAATCTCGGGAATGTTCCGAGCGCTTGGGCACGAGGGCGTGTCTCCAGCCACGGCACCCTGCGCGTCACCGGGGTTCCTGGCCCATTTGTTGGGACAGGCACTCGCCCACGCCCCTCAGCCGCTACTCCCAATGAGATACCGGAAGCTGAGAGTGTTCTCAGGGAGCGCCGCGCCCGCCCCCGAGGAAGAGCCCTTTGAAATCTGGTTGGAACAGGCCACTGAGATAGTCACAGAGTGGCCGGTagcagaggcagaaaagaaacGATGGTTGATGGAAAGCCTTCGCGGCCCGGCCCTGGACCTCATGCACATAGTCCAGGCAGACAATCCGTCCATAAGTGCGGAAGCGTGCCTGGAGGCATTTAAGCAAGTGTTCGGGAGCCTGGAGAGTCGCAGGACCTCACAGGTGAAATACTTGAAGTCCtatcaggaggaaggagagaaggtcTCCGCCTACGTGTTGCGGCTGGAAACCCTGCTGCGCAGGGCGGTGGAGAAGCGGGCCATCCCGCGGAGCATCGCCGACCAGGTCCGCTTGGAGCAGGTCATGGCTGGGGCGAGCCTTAGCGAAATCCTCTGGTGCAGGCTGAGGGCACTGAAGGATCAGGGCCCACCCCCCAGCTTCCTGGAGCTCATGAAGGTCATCcgccaagaggaggaggaggaggcctctTTCGAAAACGAGAATGTTGAGGAGCCGGAGGATGGGGACGGCTATGGACACTGGGATCACGAAGCAGATGACTAA